The following proteins come from a genomic window of Aphelocoma coerulescens isolate FSJ_1873_10779 chromosome 18, UR_Acoe_1.0, whole genome shotgun sequence:
- the CHAD gene encoding chondroadherin has protein sequence MKGSGFFLGVLSLLACLVSTTQACPPSCHCHGGDLQHVICDNAGLKKIPKVPEQTRLLNLQKNNFPILPTNGFRDMKKLVSLHLQSSRIKEISTGAFRGLKSLVYLYLTDNQISVIKPGAFDDLSDLTYLYLDKNKIPDLSKGLLSPLVNLFILHLGSNKIRELKPGVFNGAKDLRWLFLSDNSLTNLLPGAMEDVENLAVLHLDKNQLSSYPVNAMSKLRVLEELKLSHNPIEVIPDNAFQSFGRYLQTLHLDNMKLKKFADNAFAGVTVLKTAHLENNRLTQLPRNFPFDKMETLTISRNPWHCNCQLAPLRKWLKGNRTRAEDSCSTPAQYRGQPIRDTPALRSCKLPTKRSRKGSRH, from the exons ATGAAGGGGTCAGGCTTCTTCCTCGGTGTCCTCAGCCTGCTGGCATGTCTCGTCTCCACCACGCAGGCATGTCCCCCCAGCTGCCACTGCCACGGCGGAGACCTGCAGCACGTCATCTGTGACAATGCAGGGCTGAAGAAGATCCCCAAGGTGCCCGAGCAGACACGGCTCCTCAACCTGCAGaagaacaacttccccatcctGCCAACCAACGGCTTCCGTGACATGAAAAAGCTGGTGTCCCTGCACCTCCAGAGCTCACGGATCAAGGAGATCTCCACCGGGGCCTTCCGGGGGCTCAAGAGCCTGGTCTACCTCTATCTCACTGACAACCAGATCAGTGTCATAAAGCCGGGAGCCTTCGATGATCTGTCTGATCTCACCTACTTGTACCTGGACAAGAACAAGATCCCAGACCTATCCAAAGGGCTCCTCTCCCCTCTTGTCAACCTCTTCATCCTACACTTGGGCAGCAATAAAATCCGGGAGCTGAAACCAGGGGTCTTCAACGGGGCTAAAGATCTGCGCTGGCTCTTCCTCTCTGACAACTCCCTCACCAACCTCCTACCTGGGGCCATGGAGGATGTAGAAAACCTCGCTGTCCTCCACCTGGACAAGAACCAGCTGAGCAGCTACCCTGTGAATGCAATGAGTAAGCTGAGAGTGCTGGAGGAACTGAAACTTTCTCATAACCCAATTGAGGTCATCCCTGACAACGCCTTCCAGTCTTTCGGGCGATACCTGCAGACACTCCACCTGGACAACATGAAACTGAAGAAG TTTGCAGACAACGCATTTGCCGGCGTGACCGTGCTGAAAACCGCCCACCTGGAGAACAACCGGCTCACCCAGCTGCCCCGAAACTTCCCTTTTGACAAAATGGAGACGCTGACGATCTCCCGAAACCCCTGGCACTGCAACTGCCAGCTGGCACCTCTGCGCAA gtGGCTGAAGGGCAACCGCACCCGTGCTGAGGACAGCTGCTCCACACCGGCGCAGTACCGGGGACAGCCCATCAGGGACACTCCGGCCCTCCGCTCCTGCAAGCTGCCCACCAAGAGGTCCAGGAAGGGGAGCCGCCATTAA